From Azospirillum baldaniorum, the proteins below share one genomic window:
- a CDS encoding ABC transporter permease, giving the protein MSYELRRRLWAAILILGFFATWEFLCLALQVSDLVLPRPTQVFATLVSRLGILWPHVLQTLWTTMIGFILGVTVGVVIGAAVGVSRTAYDTVYPLLIGFSSIPKVAVVPIFVLWFGSGATPAILTALAMCFFPIVVNIATGLATTEPELEDVLKSLGASKLDILWNVGLPRTMPFFFASLKIAVTFAFVGSVLSETVASNKGIGNVMMTASSNFDVPLVFAGLFLLAALGILLYVAFSLVEARVTGWATRRQGFASA; this is encoded by the coding sequence ATGAGCTACGAACTGCGCCGCCGCCTCTGGGCCGCCATCCTCATCCTCGGCTTCTTCGCAACCTGGGAGTTCCTCTGCCTCGCCCTTCAGGTCTCCGATCTGGTCCTCCCCCGCCCGACCCAGGTCTTCGCGACGCTGGTTTCCCGCCTCGGCATCCTCTGGCCCCATGTGCTGCAGACCCTCTGGACCACGATGATCGGCTTCATCCTGGGCGTTACCGTCGGGGTGGTCATCGGGGCGGCCGTCGGCGTCTCCCGCACCGCCTACGACACGGTCTATCCCCTGCTGATCGGCTTCTCCTCGATCCCCAAGGTCGCGGTGGTGCCGATCTTCGTGCTGTGGTTCGGATCGGGTGCGACACCGGCCATCCTCACCGCGCTCGCGATGTGCTTCTTCCCGATCGTCGTCAACATCGCGACCGGCCTCGCCACCACCGAGCCGGAGCTGGAGGACGTCCTCAAGTCGCTCGGCGCCAGCAAGCTCGACATCCTCTGGAACGTCGGGCTGCCCCGCACCATGCCTTTCTTCTTCGCCTCGCTGAAGATCGCCGTCACCTTCGCCTTCGTCGGCAGCGTGCTGTCCGAAACCGTCGCCTCCAACAAGGGCATCGGCAACGTGATGATGACGGCCTCCTCGAACTTCGACGTGCCGCTGGTCTTCGCCGGCCTCTTCCTGCTCGCCGCGCTGGGCATCCTGCTCTACGTCGCCTTCTCGCTGGTCGAGGCGCGCGTCACCGGCTGGGCCACCCGTCGCCAGGGCTTTGCTTCCGCCTGA
- a CDS encoding ABC transporter ATP-binding protein: protein MSPSQAIQQGRSAIAVELSQAAVSFGAPGKSFAALQETNLRIADGEFVALVGPSGCGKSTILRLTAGLLQPTRGAVLVGGREVAAKALRIGMAFQNPTMLPWLTIERNVMLPLKIVRPFRSDYRAKRKTEYRDRVHALLADVGLDKFAGHYPWQLSGGMLQRANLCRALIHEPSLLLLDEPFGALDQFTREELWGTMQSLWLKRKPTVLLITHDLKEAGFLASRVCVMSARPGRIINDSAVDFPRPRTIQMTFDADFVALNQRLRDLIIDARTDTAIRGA from the coding sequence ATGTCCCCATCCCAAGCCATCCAGCAAGGCCGTTCCGCCATCGCCGTCGAGCTTTCCCAGGCCGCCGTTTCGTTCGGCGCGCCGGGCAAGTCGTTCGCAGCCCTGCAGGAGACGAACCTTCGGATCGCCGATGGCGAATTCGTCGCCCTGGTCGGCCCGTCGGGCTGCGGGAAGTCGACGATCCTGCGGCTGACCGCCGGCCTGCTGCAGCCGACCCGGGGGGCCGTCCTCGTCGGCGGGCGCGAGGTGGCGGCCAAGGCCCTGCGCATCGGCATGGCCTTCCAGAATCCGACCATGCTGCCCTGGCTGACCATCGAGCGGAACGTCATGCTGCCGCTGAAGATCGTGCGGCCCTTCCGCTCCGACTATCGCGCCAAGCGCAAGACGGAATACCGCGACCGCGTGCATGCCCTGCTGGCCGATGTCGGGCTCGACAAATTCGCCGGCCATTATCCCTGGCAGCTGTCGGGCGGGATGCTGCAGCGCGCGAACCTCTGCCGCGCCCTCATCCATGAACCGAGCCTGCTGCTGCTCGACGAGCCGTTCGGCGCGCTCGACCAGTTCACGCGCGAGGAGCTGTGGGGGACGATGCAATCCCTGTGGCTGAAGCGCAAACCCACCGTCCTGCTCATCACCCACGACCTGAAGGAGGCGGGGTTCCTCGCCTCGCGCGTCTGCGTGATGAGCGCCCGCCCCGGCCGCATCATCAATGACAGCGCCGTCGACTTCCCCCGCCCGCGCACGATCCAGATGACCTTCGATGCGGATTTCGTCGCCCTCAACCAGCGCCTGCGCGACCTCATCATCGACGCGCGCACCGACACCGCCATCCGCGGAGCCTGA
- a CDS encoding GntR family transcriptional regulator encodes MAEEKRSRKTGGDRVAVICTALRRAIIERALSPGDRLPEDSLGERFGVSRTIARSALGQLAAEGLVDLRRNRIAVVAVPSFEDARDIFDIRVDLERQVVRHLAGKLTEAQVKQLRAIVDAEHQARHGTEGISIRLATEFHVRLAEMTGKPVLIRYVTEICYRAGLSLAVFSRPHSSECAVNEHLELIEAIRTGPADKACALMDEHLEAVAARALLQSSGAKSRDLMDILAPYTE; translated from the coding sequence ATGGCCGAGGAAAAGCGTTCGAGGAAAACCGGGGGCGACCGTGTCGCGGTGATCTGCACGGCCTTGCGGCGCGCGATCATCGAACGGGCGCTCTCGCCGGGGGACCGGCTGCCGGAGGATTCGCTGGGTGAACGCTTCGGCGTCAGCCGGACCATCGCCCGCAGCGCGCTCGGGCAGTTGGCGGCGGAAGGCCTTGTCGATCTGCGCCGGAACCGCATCGCCGTGGTCGCCGTGCCATCCTTCGAGGACGCACGGGACATCTTCGACATCCGGGTCGATCTCGAGCGTCAGGTCGTCCGGCATCTGGCCGGCAAGCTGACCGAGGCCCAGGTGAAGCAGCTGAGGGCCATCGTCGACGCCGAACATCAGGCCCGGCATGGCACCGAGGGGATTTCGATCCGTCTGGCGACGGAATTCCATGTCCGGCTGGCGGAAATGACCGGCAAGCCCGTTCTGATCCGCTATGTGACGGAGATCTGCTACCGCGCGGGACTGTCGCTTGCGGTTTTCAGCCGGCCCCATTCGTCCGAATGCGCGGTGAATGAGCATCTGGAACTGATCGAGGCGATCCGGACCGGCCCCGCGGACAAGGCCTGCGCCCTCATGGACGAGCATTTGGAGGCCGTGGCCGCCCGCGCGCTTCTGCAAAGCTCGGGCGCCAAGAGCCGCGACCTTATGGACATCCTGGCGCCCTACACCGAATAA
- a CDS encoding membrane protein gives MSEMTERDLQAVKDYLDASMAPDPVRAAKHVAPGFICRFTGHRVFDTPSGPTGFNAARYKWVKKRIERYDVVPGETETIVYSLGYLYGAWPDGTPFDNNRYVDRFVVRDGLIVETDVWNDSAEWILDPSCAR, from the coding sequence ATGAGCGAGATGACCGAACGCGATCTGCAGGCCGTGAAGGATTATCTGGATGCGTCCATGGCCCCCGATCCCGTGCGCGCGGCGAAGCATGTGGCCCCGGGTTTCATCTGCCGCTTCACCGGGCACCGCGTTTTCGATACCCCGAGCGGGCCGACCGGCTTCAACGCCGCCCGCTACAAGTGGGTGAAGAAGCGGATCGAGCGCTACGACGTGGTGCCGGGCGAGACGGAAACCATCGTCTACAGCCTCGGCTACCTGTACGGGGCCTGGCCGGACGGCACGCCCTTCGACAACAACCGCTACGTCGACCGTTTCGTGGTGCGGGACGGGCTAATCGTCGAAACCGATGTCTGGAACGACAGCGCCGAGTGGATTCTCGACCCTTCCTGCGCCCGCTGA
- a CDS encoding amidohydrolase family protein, translating into MTQNQIFDLLLRNARLRGGQGLQDIAVRQGRIAAISPALAGTAVVEAVVEEDAGGRLVLPGLVDTHIHLDKSCLLCRCRDAGGGLKGAIAAVSRLKRDFTIEDVYERGARTLERAITQGTMHMRTHVELDPLVGLRSFEAMKRLKRDYAFAIDLSICVFPQEGMTHDPAIERLLAQALAEGADLLGGCPYTDADPSLQMERIFALAVAHDVDLDFHLDFDLDPSWSHLEEICRRTMAAGWHGRVAVGHATKLAAIDDAALERMIALLADAGVGVTALPATDLYLNGRDANHRAPRGVAPVHRLAEGGVAVSVATNNVLNPFTPFGDGSLIRMGNLYANLMHLGPESFGRCLDLISNGAARLMRIADYGVAVGGQADMIVLDADDEADAFGGIAVPLMGFKRGRKSFVRPAATLLR; encoded by the coding sequence ATGACGCAGAACCAGATTTTCGACCTTCTCCTGCGCAACGCCCGCCTGAGGGGAGGGCAAGGACTGCAGGATATCGCGGTCAGGCAGGGACGGATCGCCGCCATCAGCCCAGCCTTGGCCGGTACCGCCGTCGTCGAGGCCGTCGTCGAGGAGGATGCCGGTGGGCGTCTCGTCCTGCCGGGGCTGGTCGATACGCACATCCATCTCGACAAGTCCTGCCTGCTCTGTCGGTGCAGAGATGCCGGCGGCGGACTCAAGGGGGCAATCGCCGCGGTGTCCCGCCTGAAAAGGGATTTCACGATCGAGGATGTCTATGAGCGCGGCGCCCGCACCCTGGAGCGCGCGATCACGCAAGGCACCATGCATATGCGGACCCATGTGGAACTCGATCCGCTGGTCGGCCTGCGCAGTTTCGAGGCCATGAAGCGGCTCAAGCGGGATTATGCCTTCGCCATCGACCTGTCGATCTGCGTCTTTCCGCAGGAGGGGATGACCCATGATCCGGCGATCGAACGGCTGCTGGCTCAGGCCCTTGCGGAGGGGGCCGATCTCCTGGGCGGCTGTCCTTACACCGATGCCGATCCTTCCCTGCAGATGGAACGGATCTTCGCCCTGGCGGTGGCGCACGACGTCGATCTCGATTTCCATCTGGACTTCGATCTCGATCCCAGCTGGTCCCACCTTGAGGAAATCTGCCGGCGGACCATGGCGGCGGGCTGGCACGGGCGGGTCGCCGTCGGCCATGCCACCAAGCTCGCGGCCATCGATGATGCGGCGCTGGAGCGGATGATCGCGCTCCTGGCTGATGCCGGCGTGGGGGTGACGGCCTTGCCCGCGACGGATCTCTACCTCAACGGGCGCGATGCCAACCACCGCGCCCCGCGCGGGGTGGCGCCGGTTCATCGGCTGGCGGAGGGCGGCGTTGCCGTCTCGGTCGCGACCAACAATGTCCTGAACCCCTTCACGCCCTTCGGCGATGGCTCGCTGATCCGGATGGGCAATCTCTATGCGAACCTCATGCATCTGGGGCCTGAAAGCTTCGGCCGCTGCCTCGATTTGATCTCCAACGGGGCCGCCCGGCTGATGCGGATCGCGGACTATGGAGTCGCGGTCGGCGGACAGGCGGACATGATCGTGCTCGACGCCGACGACGAGGCCGACGCCTTCGGCGGAATAGCCGTGCCGCTCATGGGGTTCAAGCGCGGCCGCAAGAGCTTCGTTCGACCGGCGGCGACGCTGCTGAGGTAG
- a CDS encoding DUF4167 domain-containing protein, translated as MPFDNPTGDRARRQPRFGKAAQRQATQGAPARAHPKVNGSAEQKHQQWLARAGDAERSGDSVEAETCRQHAEHWFRVAHGRNDP; from the coding sequence ATGCCTTTCGACAATCCGACGGGCGATCGAGCCCGTCGGCAGCCACGGTTCGGGAAAGCAGCCCAACGGCAAGCCACGCAGGGAGCCCCTGCGCGAGCACACCCGAAGGTCAACGGCTCCGCCGAGCAGAAGCACCAACAGTGGCTCGCCCGCGCTGGCGATGCCGAGCGATCCGGCGATTCCGTCGAAGCCGAAACCTGTCGCCAGCACGCGGAGCACTGGTTCCGTGTGGCCCACGGCCGCAACGATCCCTGA